A region from the Lysobacter antibioticus genome encodes:
- a CDS encoding DUF4189 domain-containing protein, which yields MRRSEAEQRNVEMKPICLLLVGICMLWVGTASAQCPAGIPAAGNPSCVPPSAWPQNAPAQQAPPAARWESRWGAIATDAPNAVLGTSTGRKSKRQAEAQALSECRDKGGRNCVLDVAYFDQCAILVTGDKNYSVHTAGSVDRASELGMRQCGRDDTHCRIHYANCSPPQLVR from the coding sequence ATGCGACGGAGCGAAGCTGAACAAAGGAATGTTGAGATGAAACCTATCTGCTTGCTATTGGTTGGTATCTGCATGCTCTGGGTGGGCACCGCTTCGGCGCAGTGTCCGGCTGGCATTCCCGCTGCCGGGAACCCTTCGTGTGTACCTCCCAGTGCATGGCCACAGAATGCTCCTGCGCAGCAGGCTCCTCCTGCCGCACGCTGGGAAAGTCGTTGGGGCGCCATAGCCACGGATGCGCCGAATGCCGTCTTAGGCACCTCGACCGGAAGGAAGTCCAAGCGGCAAGCTGAGGCACAGGCGCTTTCGGAGTGTCGCGATAAGGGCGGTCGCAACTGTGTTCTGGACGTTGCCTACTTCGATCAATGCGCGATTCTTGTTACCGGGGACAAGAACTACAGCGTTCATACGGCCGGATCCGTCGACAGGGCATCTGAGCTTGGCATGCGGCAGTGCGGTCGTGACGACACTCATTGCCGCATCCATTACGCGAATTGCAGTCCTCCACAGCTAGTCCGGTGA
- a CDS encoding DUF4189 domain-containing protein — translation MKGIHFLLFGVLVFGSEASAQCPGGIPAAGNPHCIPPSAWPQNVTSSQAAPTAPRWKLTWGAIAIDPITGDVGTSVGSASKKKAEREALKDCAAKGASDCARLVFAYENQCAVIAWPSVPGARIITQGAETVELASDLALKSCIGDDADNSRGCRIVYSECTRPVLAD, via the coding sequence ATGAAGGGAATCCATTTTTTATTGTTCGGTGTATTGGTGTTCGGCTCCGAAGCGAGCGCTCAGTGTCCCGGTGGTATTCCCGCTGCGGGCAACCCGCACTGCATTCCGCCGAGTGCCTGGCCGCAGAATGTGACCTCCTCTCAGGCTGCGCCCACTGCGCCAAGATGGAAACTGACTTGGGGCGCCATCGCGATCGACCCCATCACGGGGGATGTCGGCACTTCAGTTGGTAGTGCCAGTAAGAAGAAGGCGGAGCGGGAAGCCTTGAAGGATTGCGCCGCGAAAGGCGCAAGTGATTGCGCAAGGCTGGTTTTCGCTTATGAGAACCAATGCGCGGTCATCGCTTGGCCGTCCGTGCCTGGAGCAAGAATTATCACGCAAGGGGCTGAAACGGTCGAATTGGCGTCAGATCTCGCACTCAAGAGTTGCATCGGCGACGACGCCGACAATAGCCGCGGATGCCGGATCGTTTATTCGGAGTGCACAAGGCCGGTGCTTGCCGATTAA
- a CDS encoding type IV secretion system protein yields MIKGLNLTGGWLSGTSPMDWLNLQINSVGDFMFFRLILNYLRQEIYDFGLVMMGNAMAWVGGIALTLMTLWILLQGYRIVSGMSREPMMALVTNALRATFIVAVATSMGAFGTDLHKFLTVDVKKEINWLVTDDPNSTPESQIDENLGWMQLAWSSIDAMQVVSDPELSDQKKTAMWAVGFGTGGPAITAGISLLLYEIAMALFIGLGPIFILCLLFDQTKQLFSKWLYYGIGTMFSMAMLSAMVAIAMKMVAKVAFVFWGTAIAGAILGQNFTQGMSSQALQQGGLGLILTVLIVSAPPMAAMFFQGVLGQFSSYNVFDKSGSQGASPGPGIPPQGGAQPQRAAESQGSQYHAQMQSQAAAPRFTGQQANAEPSPGQRGLAGNRE; encoded by the coding sequence ATGATTAAGGGACTTAACCTCACCGGTGGGTGGCTGTCGGGCACCAGTCCGATGGATTGGCTGAATCTGCAAATCAATTCGGTCGGGGACTTCATGTTCTTCCGGCTGATCCTGAACTACTTGCGTCAGGAGATATACGACTTCGGCCTAGTCATGATGGGGAATGCGATGGCATGGGTCGGCGGTATCGCGCTGACCTTGATGACCTTGTGGATCCTGCTTCAGGGCTATCGCATCGTCAGCGGCATGTCGCGCGAGCCGATGATGGCTTTGGTGACCAATGCGCTGCGCGCGACCTTCATCGTCGCCGTCGCCACCTCGATGGGCGCGTTCGGAACGGATTTGCATAAGTTCCTGACGGTAGACGTCAAGAAGGAAATCAATTGGCTCGTCACCGACGATCCGAACTCCACCCCGGAATCTCAGATTGACGAGAACCTGGGCTGGATGCAGTTGGCCTGGTCGAGCATCGATGCGATGCAGGTGGTCAGCGATCCCGAGTTGAGCGATCAAAAGAAAACCGCCATGTGGGCGGTAGGTTTCGGCACCGGCGGTCCCGCCATCACCGCGGGTATTTCCCTGTTGCTTTATGAAATTGCGATGGCTTTGTTCATCGGATTGGGACCAATATTCATATTATGTTTGCTGTTCGACCAGACAAAGCAACTGTTCAGCAAGTGGCTGTACTATGGCATCGGAACCATGTTTTCGATGGCGATGTTGAGTGCAATGGTCGCGATCGCCATGAAGATGGTTGCGAAGGTGGCGTTCGTCTTCTGGGGTACCGCGATCGCCGGCGCGATCCTGGGTCAAAACTTCACCCAGGGCATGTCGAGTCAGGCGTTGCAGCAGGGCGGTCTGGGTTTGATCCTTACTGTGTTGATCGTCAGCGCGCCGCCGATGGCCGCGATGTTCTTCCAGGGCGTGTTGGGTCAGTTCAGTTCATACAATGTATTTGATAAGTCAGGGTCGCAAGGCGCTTCGCCGGGTCCCGGTATTCCTCCGCAAGGTGGTGCACAGCCGCAGCGAGCAGCCGAATCACAAGGTAGTCAGTACCATGCTCAGATGCAGTCACAAGCTGCAGCTCCGCGATTCACAGGCCAACAGGCTAACGCGGAGCCCTCACCGGGGCAGCGTGGGTTGGCAGGCAACAGGGAATAG
- a CDS encoding VirB4 family type IV secretion/conjugal transfer ATPase has protein sequence MLTPDAPISEFIPLSTHVSPTVLKTTGGDFLLVWHLGGLPFVGREEWELEHRHNTFNRMLQTLRAPDFVNVAFWVHDIRRRRRVNTKNRFDQVFNQELSDGYFASLSSQKLMQNELYLTMIYRPIVSGKRFVEKSTNVEQLKEEQDQAIGKLMELASNVEAVLKDYAPYRLGMYEAKNGLVFSESLEFFGYLLNRIDEPVPVLPAPVYNYLPVSRHMFSSKSGDFVINTPNGVNHFGAILNIKEYTDATYPGILNGLKYLDFEYVVTHSFSPMGRQDALKALDRTKGMMISSGDKAVSQIIELDMAMDQLASGNFVLGEYHFTFTVYADSQEKLAQHLAMSRAELSNAGFISAKEDLAVASSFYAQFPGNWKYRTRLANVSSLNFLGLSPLHNFATGKKENNPWGDCVTTLQTTNGQPYYFNFHATHPAENSLGEKAIANTMVIGKSGTGKTALINFLLSQVQKLKPVPTIFFFDKDRGAEIFVRACGGNYLALENGQPTGFNPFQCENNETNTQFLSDLIKVLAGKTVYSAREEEDIFRAVENILDTPPHLRSMTNLQKSLPNMGDDGLYARLRKWTAGNSLGWVFDNPVDTVNLEKASIIGFDYTDVIDNPEVRVPVINYLLHRLEELIDGRPLIYVMDEFWKILDGSGGLKEFAKNKQKTIRKQNGMGIFATQSPEDALASDISASLIEQTATLILLPNPNASREDYIEGLKLTDAEYQVVKGLDERSRCFLVKQGHSAVVCQLNLRGMDDALAVISASTDNIDIMHQVLEKAAHKKGVTQGDLVPADWLQDFFDNRKGSGKGPAKKAVSDSAAA, from the coding sequence ATGCTGACGCCCGACGCTCCCATCAGCGAGTTCATCCCGCTTTCCACCCACGTATCGCCGACGGTGCTGAAGACGACCGGGGGCGACTTCCTGTTGGTGTGGCATTTGGGTGGGTTGCCTTTCGTCGGGCGCGAGGAGTGGGAGCTGGAGCACCGCCACAACACGTTCAACCGGATGCTGCAGACCCTGCGTGCGCCGGACTTCGTCAACGTGGCGTTCTGGGTGCACGACATCCGCCGCCGTCGCCGCGTCAACACCAAGAACCGGTTCGATCAGGTCTTCAACCAGGAATTGTCGGACGGCTACTTCGCGTCGCTGTCCAGTCAGAAGCTCATGCAGAACGAGCTGTATCTGACGATGATTTACCGCCCGATCGTGTCGGGCAAGCGTTTCGTCGAGAAGTCGACGAACGTCGAGCAGCTGAAGGAAGAGCAGGACCAGGCGATCGGCAAGCTCATGGAGCTGGCCAGCAACGTCGAGGCGGTCCTGAAGGACTACGCGCCGTACCGGCTGGGCATGTACGAGGCCAAGAACGGCCTGGTGTTCTCCGAGTCGCTGGAGTTCTTCGGTTACCTGCTCAACCGCATCGACGAGCCGGTGCCGGTGCTGCCGGCCCCGGTCTACAACTATCTGCCGGTCAGTCGGCATATGTTCTCGAGCAAGTCGGGCGACTTCGTCATCAATACGCCGAACGGCGTGAATCATTTCGGTGCGATTCTCAACATCAAGGAATACACCGACGCCACGTACCCGGGCATCCTCAACGGCCTGAAGTACCTGGATTTCGAGTACGTCGTGACGCATTCGTTCAGCCCGATGGGTCGCCAGGACGCGCTGAAGGCGCTCGACCGCACCAAGGGCATGATGATTTCGTCCGGCGACAAGGCGGTCAGCCAGATCATCGAACTCGATATGGCGATGGACCAGCTCGCCTCGGGCAACTTCGTGCTCGGCGAGTATCACTTCACCTTTACGGTGTACGCCGACAGTCAGGAAAAGCTCGCTCAGCATCTGGCGATGTCGCGCGCCGAGCTGTCCAACGCCGGCTTCATTTCGGCCAAGGAAGATCTGGCCGTGGCGTCGTCGTTCTACGCCCAGTTCCCGGGCAACTGGAAGTACCGCACGCGCCTGGCCAACGTCAGCTCGCTGAACTTCCTCGGTCTGTCGCCGTTGCATAACTTCGCCACCGGCAAGAAAGAGAACAATCCCTGGGGCGACTGCGTCACCACGTTGCAGACGACCAACGGCCAGCCGTACTACTTCAATTTCCACGCCACCCATCCGGCCGAGAACTCGCTCGGCGAGAAGGCCATCGCCAACACGATGGTGATCGGTAAGTCGGGTACCGGTAAGACCGCGCTGATCAACTTCCTGTTGAGCCAGGTGCAGAAGCTCAAGCCGGTGCCGACGATCTTCTTCTTCGACAAGGATCGCGGCGCCGAGATCTTCGTGCGCGCCTGCGGCGGCAACTATCTCGCTCTCGAGAACGGTCAGCCCACCGGCTTCAATCCGTTCCAGTGCGAAAACAACGAAACCAATACCCAGTTCCTCTCGGACCTGATCAAGGTGTTGGCCGGCAAGACCGTGTATTCGGCGCGCGAGGAAGAGGACATTTTCCGCGCGGTCGAGAACATCCTCGACACGCCGCCGCACCTGCGCAGCATGACCAACCTGCAGAAGAGCCTGCCCAACATGGGCGATGACGGTCTGTATGCGCGCCTGCGCAAGTGGACCGCGGGCAATTCGCTGGGGTGGGTGTTCGACAACCCGGTCGACACGGTCAACCTCGAGAAAGCCAGCATCATCGGCTTCGACTACACCGACGTGATCGACAACCCCGAAGTGCGCGTGCCGGTGATCAACTACCTGCTGCACCGCCTCGAAGAGCTGATCGACGGTCGTCCGTTGATCTACGTCATGGACGAATTCTGGAAGATCCTCGACGGCAGCGGCGGCCTCAAGGAATTCGCCAAGAACAAGCAGAAGACCATCCGTAAACAAAACGGCATGGGTATCTTCGCGACCCAGAGCCCGGAAGACGCGCTCGCCAGCGACATCTCGGCATCTCTGATCGAACAGACCGCGACGCTGATCCTGCTGCCGAACCCGAACGCCAGCCGCGAAGACTACATCGAGGGCCTCAAGCTCACCGATGCCGAGTACCAGGTCGTGAAGGGCCTCGACGAGCGTTCGCGCTGCTTCCTGGTCAAACAGGGCCACTCGGCGGTCGTCTGCCAGCTCAACCTGCGCGGCATGGACGACGCCTTGGCGGTCATTTCCGCTTCGACCGACAACATCGACATCATGCATCAGGTGCTCGAGAAGGCAGCCCACAAGAAGGGCGTGACGCAGGGCGACCTCGTTCCCGCCGATTGGCTGCAGGACTTTTTCGACAACCGCAAGGGTTCGGGCAAGGGTCCGGCCAAGAAGGCGGTTTCCGATTCCGCCGCGGCCTGA
- a CDS encoding XVIPCD domain-containing protein, whose product MSTPSNRDFLLLRAYEAGIRDPKELAGFMGQMQVESGNFKSMHEGLGYSSERLLEVFPGRNGMDTKAEADAIVRGGRDSIANAIYGGAWGRENLGNTEPGDGARFHGRGYVQLTGRDNYERVAREIGIDVVRNPDLASDRENAAKIAVHYWQGRVVPNGHQTNVREATHDINGGYNHLKERKAAVGEWERALTPEVMERLARGEVALPAAHGQRDAMADGVLKLNERGPAVQQMQEQLKRLGIRDAQGNEINPDGHFGAHTKEAVQAFQREHGLKDDGIAGSKTLEALRNAQPNQQQGARDGAQPAAQDRAQQDRAQPTPQQADPARAPLLSDPANRDNAMYRQALEGVERLGPQAGFRNREDMERAAASLTYEARVSGLNKIDHVVPSANGTGLFAVQGELNDPGNHRVHVDGRQARQQTVEQSSQQLQQDVQQQAPQTQEARQQQARPMMA is encoded by the coding sequence ATGTCGACCCCAAGCAATCGTGATTTTCTGCTGCTCCGCGCCTATGAAGCGGGCATCCGCGATCCGAAGGAACTGGCCGGGTTCATGGGCCAGATGCAGGTCGAGTCCGGCAACTTCAAGAGCATGCACGAAGGGCTGGGCTACAGCAGCGAGCGCCTGCTGGAAGTGTTCCCGGGCCGCAACGGCATGGACACCAAGGCCGAGGCCGACGCGATCGTGCGCGGCGGCCGCGACTCGATCGCCAATGCGATCTACGGCGGCGCCTGGGGCCGCGAGAACCTCGGCAACACCGAGCCGGGCGACGGCGCGCGTTTCCACGGTCGCGGCTATGTCCAGCTGACCGGCCGCGACAACTACGAGCGCGTTGCGCGCGAGATCGGTATCGACGTGGTGCGCAATCCCGACCTGGCCTCCGATCGTGAGAACGCGGCCAAGATCGCCGTGCACTACTGGCAAGGCCGGGTCGTGCCGAACGGCCACCAGACCAATGTTCGCGAGGCCACGCACGACATCAACGGCGGCTACAACCACCTCAAGGAACGCAAGGCGGCGGTCGGCGAGTGGGAACGCGCGTTGACCCCGGAAGTGATGGAGCGCCTGGCGCGCGGCGAAGTGGCGCTGCCGGCCGCCCATGGACAGCGCGATGCGATGGCCGACGGCGTGCTCAAGCTCAACGAGCGCGGCCCGGCCGTGCAGCAGATGCAGGAGCAGCTCAAGCGCCTCGGCATTCGCGACGCGCAGGGCAACGAGATTAATCCCGATGGGCATTTCGGCGCCCACACCAAGGAAGCGGTGCAGGCGTTCCAACGCGAGCACGGCCTCAAGGACGACGGCATCGCCGGCAGCAAGACCCTGGAAGCGCTGCGCAACGCGCAGCCTAACCAGCAGCAGGGCGCCCGCGACGGCGCCCAGCCGGCCGCACAGGATCGTGCTCAACAAGACCGTGCCCAGCCGACGCCGCAGCAGGCCGATCCGGCACGCGCGCCGTTGTTGTCGGACCCGGCGAATCGCGACAACGCGATGTACCGCCAGGCTCTCGAAGGCGTGGAGCGCCTGGGCCCGCAGGCCGGCTTCCGCAACCGCGAGGACATGGAGCGTGCCGCGGCCAGCCTGACCTATGAAGCGCGGGTCAGCGGTCTGAACAAGATCGACCACGTCGTGCCGAGCGCGAACGGCACCGGTCTGTTCGCGGTGCAGGGCGAACTCAACGATCCGGGCAACCACCGCGTACACGTCGACGGCCGCCAGGCGCGTCAGCAGACGGTCGAGCAGTCGAGCCAGCAGTTGCAGCAGGACGTGCAGCAGCAGGCACCGCAGACGCAGGAAGCGCGTCAGCAGCAAGCCAGGCCGATGATGGCCTGA
- a CDS encoding TrbC/VirB2 family protein: protein MNNTILKNFVSAFGMAALFVGMLALPELAFAQPGGGANAEERVSGFINNLNSLLNIASIAVVTIAVIFAGYQIAFAHKRIADVAPVLIGGFLIGAAAQLANMVIPEDVGQNVMVMTVLSSYA from the coding sequence ATGAACAACACCATTCTCAAGAACTTTGTCTCTGCCTTCGGTATGGCGGCTCTCTTCGTCGGCATGCTGGCCCTGCCGGAACTGGCGTTCGCTCAGCCGGGCGGCGGCGCCAATGCCGAAGAACGCGTCAGCGGCTTCATCAACAACCTGAACTCGTTGCTCAATATCGCTTCGATCGCGGTCGTGACCATCGCCGTGATCTTCGCCGGCTACCAGATCGCCTTCGCTCACAAGCGCATCGCCGACGTCGCTCCGGTCCTGATCGGCGGCTTCCTGATCGGCGCCGCCGCCCAGCTGGCCAACATGGTGATCCCGGAAGACGTCGGCCAGAACGTGATGGTGATGACCGTCCTGTCCTCGTATGCATAA
- a CDS encoding peptidoglycan-binding domain-containing protein encodes MTVGELQEAQHLPRRDPDRLFAVGKYQIIPGTMDGAVRGLRLDPDQRFTPELQERIFSDYLIVQKRPDIHGYITGKPGVSLHDAQEAMAAEWASVADPDTGRSRYGGVGGNRASISAERAGEALQAMRAEYKAAIDQGLTPQAAWRAVNDASPTQGQTQTTPRAPERDAMADGMLKRGEHGAEVRGMQETLNKLGYRDAQGQPLKADGDFGDRSKQALQAFQQAHGLKDDGIAGPKTLEALKKAEQAPLLSNAAHPDHAMFKGAVDGLEKLGPQAFHNRQELERAAATLTYEAKVSGLNRIDHVVPNADGSGLFAVQGGLTDPGSQRAHVNKAQAANQPVEQSTFQVQQDAPQQAAPTQEQKPKVLTA; translated from the coding sequence ATGACCGTCGGCGAGCTGCAAGAAGCGCAGCACCTGCCGCGACGCGATCCCGACCGCCTGTTCGCGGTCGGCAAGTACCAAATCATCCCCGGCACCATGGACGGCGCGGTTCGCGGGCTTCGGCTCGACCCGGACCAGCGTTTTACGCCGGAGCTCCAGGAGCGGATCTTCTCCGACTACCTGATCGTCCAGAAACGTCCCGACATCCACGGCTACATCACCGGCAAGCCCGGTGTGTCGCTGCACGATGCTCAGGAAGCGATGGCGGCCGAATGGGCCAGCGTGGCCGATCCCGACACCGGCCGCAGCCGGTACGGCGGAGTGGGAGGCAATCGCGCTTCCATCTCGGCCGAGCGGGCCGGCGAAGCGTTGCAGGCGATGCGGGCCGAGTACAAGGCCGCGATCGACCAGGGCCTGACGCCACAAGCCGCTTGGCGGGCCGTCAACGACGCATCCCCGACCCAGGGCCAGACCCAGACGACGCCGCGCGCACCCGAAAGGGACGCGATGGCCGACGGCATGTTGAAGCGTGGCGAGCATGGCGCGGAAGTGCGCGGCATGCAGGAAACGCTCAACAAGCTCGGCTACCGCGACGCGCAAGGGCAGCCGCTCAAGGCCGACGGCGACTTCGGCGATCGCAGCAAGCAAGCGCTGCAGGCGTTCCAGCAGGCGCATGGCCTGAAGGACGACGGCATTGCCGGCCCCAAGACGCTGGAAGCGTTGAAGAAGGCCGAGCAGGCGCCCTTGTTGTCGAATGCGGCGCATCCGGACCATGCGATGTTCAAGGGCGCGGTGGACGGGCTGGAAAAGCTCGGTCCGCAGGCGTTCCACAATCGCCAGGAACTGGAGCGCGCCGCGGCGACGCTGACGTACGAGGCCAAGGTGAGCGGTCTGAACCGGATCGATCACGTGGTGCCGAATGCGGACGGAAGCGGGCTGTTTGCGGTCCAGGGCGGCTTGACCGACCCGGGCAGCCAACGCGCCCACGTCAACAAGGCTCAGGCGGCGAACCAGCCGGTCGAGCAGTCGACGTTCCAGGTCCAGCAGGACGCACCGCAGCAGGCCGCGCCGACGCAAGAGCAAAAGCCGAAGGTCCTGACCGCGTAA
- a CDS encoding XVIPCD domain-containing protein produces the protein MSYQDTMNVILPPQHGRSAHITGHYGEHRDNGAHGGSDFNYVGGQAGVNLTHPTIHSPVAGTVEFVGGRYGTISIRDAEGNSHQLLHTQSQSVVVGQRVEPGTEIGTMGGRGPRGAEQYAQHVHYQMKDSEGRNLNPETFWNQRQAVGARGGHAAADRPAVDDGVLRQGERGADIRAMQDHLNKLGYRDAQGRPLHADGDFGDRTREALLAFQRNQGLKDDGIAGKRTLDALKKSEPSNLLSNPNSPHYAMYQQALGGLEKLGPQAGFRGREDLERAAASLTYEAKVSGLNKIDHVVLSTNGNGLFAVQGGLNDPAHHRVFANKDIAMNQSLEQSTQKLQQDLPQQAQTAQQQAQEPRQQQQPPRMHTI, from the coding sequence ATGTCGTACCAGGACACCATGAACGTGATCCTGCCGCCGCAACACGGACGCTCGGCGCATATCACCGGCCATTACGGCGAACACCGCGACAACGGCGCGCACGGCGGCTCCGACTTCAATTACGTCGGCGGCCAGGCCGGCGTCAACCTGACCCATCCGACGATTCATTCGCCGGTGGCCGGCACCGTCGAATTCGTCGGCGGGCGCTACGGCACCATCAGCATCCGCGATGCCGAAGGCAACAGCCATCAGCTGCTGCATACGCAGAGCCAATCGGTGGTGGTCGGGCAGCGCGTCGAACCCGGTACCGAGATCGGCACCATGGGCGGCCGCGGCCCGCGCGGCGCCGAGCAGTACGCCCAGCACGTCCATTACCAGATGAAGGACAGCGAGGGCCGCAACCTCAACCCGGAAACCTTCTGGAATCAGCGCCAGGCCGTAGGTGCGCGCGGTGGCCACGCCGCGGCCGATCGGCCTGCGGTCGACGACGGCGTGCTGCGACAGGGCGAGCGTGGCGCCGACATTCGCGCGATGCAGGACCATCTCAACAAGCTCGGCTATCGCGACGCTCAGGGACGGCCGCTGCATGCCGACGGCGATTTCGGCGACCGCACTCGCGAGGCCTTGCTGGCGTTCCAGCGCAACCAGGGTTTGAAGGACGACGGCATCGCCGGCAAGCGCACGCTCGATGCGCTCAAGAAAAGCGAGCCGTCGAACCTGTTGTCGAACCCGAACAGCCCGCATTACGCGATGTACCAGCAGGCACTGGGCGGGCTGGAAAAACTCGGGCCGCAGGCCGGCTTCCGCGGTCGCGAGGATCTCGAGCGCGCCGCGGCGAGTCTGACCTACGAGGCGAAGGTGAGCGGTCTGAACAAGATCGACCATGTCGTGCTCAGCACGAACGGCAACGGTCTGTTCGCGGTGCAGGGCGGGCTCAACGACCCGGCCCACCACCGCGTGTTCGCCAACAAGGACATCGCGATGAACCAGTCGCTCGAGCAATCGACCCAGAAGCTGCAACAGGATCTGCCGCAGCAGGCCCAGACCGCGCAGCAGCAGGCTCAGGAACCGCGTCAGCAGCAACAGCCGCCGCGGATGCACACGATCTGA
- a CDS encoding type IV secretion system protein VirB3, whose product MHKNALFRGCTRPPMFLGVPYIPFAFGAGTSMLLTFYIDMWCILLLPVVIFIMRQMTRRDELIFRLLGLRFQFRARVRNLEHHQGMWVFTPNLYRSPSDKKAKK is encoded by the coding sequence ATGCATAAGAACGCGCTGTTTCGCGGCTGTACGCGCCCGCCGATGTTCCTCGGCGTGCCGTACATTCCCTTCGCCTTCGGCGCCGGGACCTCGATGCTGCTGACGTTCTATATCGATATGTGGTGCATCTTGCTGTTGCCGGTGGTGATTTTCATCATGCGGCAGATGACCCGGCGAGATGAGCTGATCTTCCGCTTGCTAGGTCTGCGATTCCAGTTCCGCGCCCGTGTGCGGAACCTGGAGCATCACCAGGGCATGTGGGTGTTCACGCCGAACCTGTATCGCAGCCCCAGCGACAAGAAAGCGAAAAAATGA
- a CDS encoding DUF4189 domain-containing protein, with amino-acid sequence MPSAGNPQCIPPSAWPQNAPAQQSAPAGPSWKLTWGAIAIDLDSGDVGTAVGKLNKRKAEREALDRCQANGARGCKKVLFSYQNQCAVIAWPAVVGVGAGVIAQSGATVAAASEIALKRCAGTSVGDSGKCRIVYSECSDPVLVSR; translated from the coding sequence ATGCCGTCAGCGGGGAACCCACAATGCATTCCGCCGAGTGCCTGGCCGCAGAACGCACCAGCCCAGCAATCGGCTCCCGCAGGTCCGAGTTGGAAATTGACTTGGGGCGCTATCGCTATCGATTTGGATAGTGGTGATGTGGGAACAGCAGTTGGGAAGCTCAATAAGAGAAAGGCTGAACGCGAAGCGCTCGATCGCTGCCAGGCAAACGGCGCGAGGGGTTGTAAGAAGGTTCTGTTTTCCTATCAGAATCAATGCGCGGTCATTGCGTGGCCGGCTGTTGTGGGAGTCGGTGCTGGGGTTATTGCGCAAAGTGGAGCTACCGTTGCAGCTGCGTCTGAAATCGCACTAAAGAGATGTGCCGGTACGAGTGTTGGTGATAGCGGAAAATGTCGCATCGTTTATTCTGAGTGTTCTGATCCAGTGCTCGTATCGCGGTGA
- a CDS encoding DUF4141 domain-containing protein yields MKTNAKQAYKKNLAVGVLALSCVMAAGSVNAQWVVTDPGHMAANIGQQIKTSVERAAEFGKEMAEWKKQYDHFQQQLIRFQSFLDNPIALPTSEPWRELDKAQVVEQRCRQPSGGGSILGNLMSRVGLNLDGNLAEQQMQICVNIESAKVEKFNYTVRFSRDTVPEMQRLLGQVQSQRGTSSDQGNVEGVTSESMRLANDLDIKYQMYQAQMGIYDAYIVAMMDKQNTLAKRGLKGKPSLIGQAFSTGVMAGALQ; encoded by the coding sequence ATGAAAACGAATGCCAAGCAGGCGTACAAGAAGAACCTTGCGGTTGGTGTCCTGGCGCTGAGCTGTGTCATGGCGGCCGGTAGCGTCAACGCGCAATGGGTCGTCACCGATCCGGGGCATATGGCCGCGAACATCGGTCAGCAGATCAAAACCAGCGTCGAGCGCGCGGCAGAGTTCGGCAAGGAAATGGCCGAGTGGAAGAAGCAGTACGACCACTTCCAGCAGCAGCTGATCCGGTTCCAGAGCTTTCTGGATAATCCGATCGCCTTGCCGACCTCCGAGCCCTGGCGCGAGTTGGATAAGGCGCAGGTGGTCGAACAGCGTTGCCGCCAGCCAAGCGGCGGGGGCAGCATTCTCGGCAATCTGATGTCGCGTGTCGGCCTGAACCTCGACGGTAATCTCGCCGAGCAGCAGATGCAGATCTGCGTGAACATCGAGAGCGCCAAGGTCGAGAAGTTCAACTACACCGTCAGGTTCTCGCGCGACACCGTGCCGGAAATGCAGCGCTTGCTCGGCCAGGTACAGAGCCAGCGCGGGACCAGCAGCGATCAGGGCAACGTGGAAGGCGTGACCAGCGAATCGATGCGCCTGGCGAACGATCTCGATATCAAATACCAGATGTACCAGGCGCAGATGGGTATCTATGACGCCTACATCGTGGCGATGATGGACAAGCAGAACACATTGGCCAAGCGCGGCTTGAAGGGCAAGCCGTCCTTGATCGGACAGGCCTTCAGCACCGGCGTGATGGCGGGCGCTCTGCAATGA